A genomic region of Microlunatus sagamiharensis contains the following coding sequences:
- a CDS encoding LysR family transcriptional regulator, with translation MALSGHLPDLDSFALLVEVARSGSIGAAARAHGVSQQSASERLTTMERQVGVPLLSRGARGTRLTASGALMVEWAARMLQVAEEVDASIAALRGERDRELRIVASMTVAEHLLPRWLVALRQQQTQPGTDRGTTSVSLRAANSAEVLRAVAAGEADLGFVEGADRPPGVSSTEIGRDDLVLVAAPSDRLARRRTPLTAAQVSGLALTSRERGSGTREVVEQALAVHGLTTAPPAVEVTTSTAVRETVRAGGAPAFLSRHAVEADLRARTLVLVRTRDLTVSRLLRAVWVGGAEAPAGPVRDLLAVVARTP, from the coding sequence GTGGCACTGAGCGGACACCTGCCCGATCTGGACTCGTTCGCCCTCCTGGTCGAGGTCGCGAGGTCGGGCAGCATCGGCGCGGCCGCCCGGGCGCACGGGGTGAGCCAGCAGTCCGCGTCGGAGCGGCTGACGACCATGGAACGTCAGGTCGGGGTGCCGCTGCTGAGCCGAGGTGCCCGCGGGACGCGCTTGACCGCGTCCGGGGCGCTGATGGTGGAGTGGGCCGCGCGGATGCTGCAGGTCGCCGAGGAGGTCGACGCCTCGATCGCCGCGCTGCGCGGCGAGCGTGACCGCGAGCTGAGGATCGTGGCGAGCATGACCGTCGCGGAGCACCTGCTGCCGCGCTGGCTGGTGGCCCTGCGCCAGCAGCAGACGCAGCCGGGGACGGACCGCGGCACGACGTCGGTGAGCCTGCGGGCCGCCAACTCCGCGGAGGTGCTGCGTGCGGTGGCGGCGGGGGAGGCCGATCTCGGTTTCGTCGAGGGCGCCGACCGCCCGCCCGGTGTGAGCTCGACCGAGATCGGGCGCGACGACCTCGTGCTGGTCGCCGCACCGTCGGACCGGCTCGCCCGGCGCCGCACCCCGTTGACCGCGGCCCAGGTCTCCGGGCTGGCGTTGACGTCGCGGGAGCGCGGGTCCGGCACCCGCGAGGTCGTCGAGCAGGCCCTGGCCGTGCACGGGCTGACGACCGCGCCGCCGGCGGTGGAGGTCACGACCTCCACCGCGGTGCGGGAGACCGTGCGCGCCGGCGGCGCGCCCGCCTTCCTGAGTCGTCACGCGGTCGAGGCTGACCTGCGCGCCAGGACGCTCGTGCTGGTCAGGACCCGCGACCTCACCGTCAGCCGCCTGCTCCGCGCGGTGTGGGTCGGTGGCGCCGAGGCACCCGCCGGCCCCGTCCGTGACCTGCTCGCCGTCGTGGCGCGCACCCCGTGA
- a CDS encoding CrcB family protein, whose product MSGLLAAAFVCVAGGGGAAARFVLDGVLRQRLSLAYPLPTTLINLSGSLLLGLLTGLTLGHLVDPHWQLVLGTGLLGGYTTFSTASFEVARLVEERRWVAGTTHALGTVVVSGGLAAGGLALGLVLGR is encoded by the coding sequence GTGAGCGGGCTCCTGGCCGCCGCGTTTGTGTGTGTGGCCGGAGGTGGCGGCGCTGCCGCCCGGTTCGTCCTTGACGGCGTGCTCCGGCAACGGCTGAGCCTGGCCTACCCCTTGCCGACGACCCTGATCAACCTGTCCGGGTCGCTGCTGCTCGGACTGCTCACCGGTCTCACCCTGGGACACCTGGTCGACCCGCACTGGCAGCTGGTCCTCGGCACCGGACTGCTCGGCGGCTACACGACCTTCAGCACCGCGAGTTTCGAAGTGGCGCGGCTGGTGGAGGAACGACGCTGGGTCGCGGGCACGACGCACGCGCTCGGCACGGTCGTCGTGTCCGGCGGTCTCGCCGCGGGCGGCCTCGCGCTCGGACTGGTGCTCGGCCGGTGA
- a CDS encoding fluoride efflux transporter FluC: MNETPELDPAKKTVDDPFPELPLDPDAEAAETTTETGASGARPVHLTPSNIALVATGGAVGTGLRLLLEDLVPRWGGVPVVTLAINVVGAFLLGLLLEKVADPALDERWSRRARLGLGTGGLGGFTTYSALATDTALLGHERLGLAAAYAGVTVVVGLLASIGGITLARRARRTAVDDGQAAAA; this comes from the coding sequence ATGAACGAGACCCCTGAGCTGGACCCGGCGAAGAAGACCGTCGACGACCCGTTCCCCGAGCTGCCCCTCGACCCCGACGCCGAAGCAGCCGAGACCACGACCGAGACCGGCGCGAGCGGTGCCCGCCCGGTCCACCTCACACCGAGCAACATCGCCCTCGTCGCCACGGGCGGAGCCGTAGGCACCGGCCTGCGGCTGCTGCTCGAGGACCTGGTGCCGCGTTGGGGCGGGGTCCCGGTGGTGACGCTCGCGATCAACGTCGTCGGTGCGTTCCTGCTCGGCCTGCTGCTCGAGAAGGTCGCCGACCCGGCGCTCGACGAACGCTGGAGCCGCCGCGCGAGGCTCGGGTTGGGTACCGGCGGTCTGGGCGGCTTCACGACCTACAGCGCGCTGGCCACCGACACCGCCCTGCTCGGCCACGAGCGTCTCGGTCTGGCGGCCGCGTACGCCGGAGTCACGGTCGTCGTCGGGCTGCTCGCCTCGATCGGCGGGATCACCCTGGCCCGTCGGGCGCGGCGCACCGCAGTTGACGACGGTCAGGCGGCCGCCGCGTGA
- a CDS encoding HNH endonuclease, whose protein sequence is MSFAHVGPFWTSVCPICLDPRLLTREHVPQKALGGIEMTTTCKRCNTEFGSRFEVELQDWFDPIPFRRSATRNGKTRTIKPRAGKAPREPNRILELHGLMGAIGEQAGLARTFELDVQRLVATKRLRDAVEQRVVQRAMAESAAYFTLGAVHSVTNLVLRLLLLNRPAAVIINKAWPDSGGLPPLSDDRKAWVTLNRYSVRDLGKAERASSNVFMSRSVEALRVLYRSGAFQDLDERRGMDYHRRRPQSVAHSSPRRKAVEVSSGSMSIAVFGAALEPEADADAVHAIVVDAMEQLRIAMRTIRLLVPKAIRAEGTTYIVS, encoded by the coding sequence ATGTCCTTCGCCCACGTCGGGCCATTCTGGACCTCCGTCTGCCCAATCTGCCTCGACCCCCGCCTCCTCACCAGAGAGCACGTGCCGCAGAAGGCGCTCGGAGGGATCGAAATGACGACCACCTGCAAGAGGTGCAACACCGAGTTCGGGTCCCGCTTCGAAGTGGAGCTACAGGACTGGTTCGACCCGATCCCGTTCCGCAGGTCGGCTACGCGGAACGGGAAGACCAGGACCATCAAGCCCCGGGCCGGGAAGGCACCGCGGGAGCCGAACCGGATCCTCGAGCTGCACGGGCTGATGGGCGCGATCGGCGAGCAGGCCGGCCTAGCTCGGACCTTCGAGCTCGACGTGCAGCGCCTCGTTGCCACCAAGCGCCTCCGGGATGCGGTAGAGCAGCGTGTGGTCCAGCGGGCGATGGCGGAGTCGGCTGCCTACTTCACCTTGGGCGCCGTCCACAGCGTGACCAACCTCGTGCTGCGACTCCTGCTGCTCAACCGCCCGGCTGCAGTGATTATCAACAAGGCCTGGCCCGACAGCGGTGGTCTCCCGCCCCTGTCGGACGATCGGAAGGCATGGGTCACGCTGAACCGCTACTCGGTCCGAGACCTCGGCAAGGCTGAGCGGGCGTCGTCCAACGTCTTCATGAGCCGATCTGTCGAGGCCCTCCGCGTCCTGTATCGCAGTGGCGCCTTCCAAGACCTCGACGAGCGCCGGGGCATGGACTACCACCGCCGCAGACCGCAGAGCGTCGCGCACAGTTCCCCCCGGAGGAAGGCTGTCGAGGTAAGTAGCGGCAGCATGTCGATCGCGGTCTTCGGAGCGGCCCTCGAACCAGAGGCGGATGCCGACGCGGTGCACGCGATCGTCGTCGACGCCATGGAGCAGCTCAGGATCGCGATGCGGACAATCCGCCTGCTGGTGCCGAAGGCGATCCGTGCCGAGGGCACGACCTACATCGTGAGCTGA
- a CDS encoding DsbA family oxidoreductase has protein sequence MSEPVKVDIWSDVQCPWCYIGKRKFESGAAEFGGDVEVEYHSFELSPDTPVDYEGTPTQYLSERKGMPLTQVEEMLERVTGIASSVGLDFDYEHVHQTNTVKAHELIHLAKSKGRQLDMKERLLKAYFVEGRHVGHVAELADLAVEIGLDRDEVVAALEAETFLADVKADVAQAAAYGIQGVPFFVIDGKYGVSGAQDPQTFTDVLRQVRAERDQVSAEGVAR, from the coding sequence GTGAGCGAACCCGTCAAGGTCGACATCTGGTCCGACGTGCAGTGCCCCTGGTGCTACATCGGCAAGCGCAAGTTCGAGTCCGGTGCTGCGGAGTTCGGCGGCGACGTCGAGGTGGAGTACCACTCCTTCGAGCTCTCCCCCGACACCCCGGTGGATTACGAGGGCACACCGACCCAGTACCTCAGCGAGCGCAAGGGCATGCCGCTGACCCAGGTCGAGGAGATGCTGGAGCGGGTCACCGGCATCGCGTCGAGCGTCGGTCTGGACTTCGACTACGAGCACGTTCACCAGACCAACACGGTCAAGGCGCACGAGCTGATCCACCTCGCGAAGAGCAAGGGCCGCCAGCTCGACATGAAGGAGCGCCTGCTCAAGGCGTACTTCGTCGAGGGGCGCCACGTCGGGCACGTCGCCGAGCTCGCCGACCTCGCGGTGGAGATCGGGCTCGACCGGGACGAGGTCGTCGCGGCCCTCGAGGCGGAGACGTTCCTCGCCGACGTAAAGGCCGACGTCGCCCAGGCGGCCGCGTACGGCATCCAGGGTGTCCCGTTCTTCGTGATCGACGGCAAGTACGGCGTCTCCGGGGCGCAGGACCCCCAGACCTTCACCGACGTGCTGCGGCAGGTCCGGGCCGAGCGCGACCAGGTGTCCGCCGAGGGCGTGGCACGGTGA
- a CDS encoding YidH family protein: MSDEHLGTLTRDLLANERTYLAWLRTAVSLMVVGLAVARLLDPGHLGPLVAGVLLVLVGAVGVFYGTWRFRTAAALIEQGDIAGRDSSRAMMIVSTVLVVSVAAAMVLLIVL; the protein is encoded by the coding sequence GTGAGCGACGAGCACCTGGGCACGCTGACGCGTGACCTGCTGGCCAACGAGCGGACCTATCTGGCGTGGCTGCGGACGGCGGTCAGCCTGATGGTCGTCGGTCTGGCCGTGGCCCGGCTGCTCGACCCCGGGCACCTCGGGCCGCTAGTCGCCGGGGTGCTGCTCGTGCTCGTGGGTGCGGTCGGGGTGTTCTACGGGACGTGGCGGTTCCGGACGGCCGCGGCGCTGATCGAGCAGGGCGACATCGCCGGTCGTGACAGCAGCCGGGCGATGATGATCGTGTCGACGGTCCTGGTGGTCTCCGTGGCTGCGGCGATGGTGCTGCTGATCGTCCTGTGA
- a CDS encoding TDT family transporter, with protein sequence MALTLTRTTSPIPTGPTRLGHRSGFLAELEGQPAFGHITPNWFASVMGTGIVANAAATLPVHVPGLLEAARVVWALDLVLLVVVTAATAVHWVRHPDSARAHLANPVMSHFYGAPAMALMTVGAGAMLVGRSVIGDGPALALDAVLWTAGTLLGLWTAVAVPYRAFTDHDVKPDSAFGGWLMPVVPPMVSAATGTLLIPHLPAGEARTTLLVACYAMFGLTLIASLVMITLIWNRLVQHKVGAAAAVPTLWIVLGPLGQSITASHNLGETAPALLPAPYGTAFHALGLVYGIPVWGFAMLWAALALAVTIRTARTGLPFSLTWWSFTFPVGTVVTGTSGLAAATGLHLFIVLAVAFYTALVAAWLVVALRTARGVYRGRLLRAA encoded by the coding sequence ATGGCCCTGACGCTGACCCGCACCACCTCCCCGATCCCGACGGGCCCGACCCGCCTCGGTCACCGCTCGGGGTTCCTCGCCGAGCTCGAGGGCCAGCCCGCGTTCGGCCACATCACCCCGAACTGGTTCGCCTCGGTGATGGGGACCGGGATCGTCGCCAACGCCGCCGCCACCCTGCCGGTCCACGTGCCGGGCCTGCTCGAGGCCGCCCGGGTCGTGTGGGCGCTCGACCTGGTGCTCCTCGTCGTCGTCACCGCGGCCACCGCGGTGCACTGGGTCCGCCACCCCGACAGCGCCCGCGCCCACCTGGCCAACCCGGTCATGTCCCACTTCTACGGCGCCCCGGCCATGGCCCTGATGACGGTCGGCGCGGGCGCGATGCTCGTCGGGCGCTCGGTGATCGGCGACGGCCCCGCGCTCGCCCTGGACGCCGTGCTGTGGACGGCCGGGACGCTGCTCGGGCTGTGGACCGCGGTCGCGGTGCCCTACCGGGCCTTCACCGACCACGACGTCAAGCCCGACTCCGCCTTCGGCGGCTGGCTGATGCCCGTCGTCCCCCCGATGGTCAGCGCAGCCACCGGCACCCTGCTGATCCCGCACCTGCCCGCCGGCGAGGCCCGTACCACCCTGCTGGTCGCCTGCTACGCAATGTTCGGCCTCACCCTGATCGCCAGCCTCGTCATGATCACCCTGATCTGGAACCGGCTCGTCCAGCACAAGGTCGGCGCCGCCGCCGCGGTCCCGACCCTGTGGATCGTCCTCGGCCCCCTGGGCCAGTCGATCACTGCCAGCCACAACCTCGGCGAGACCGCACCCGCCCTGCTGCCTGCGCCGTACGGGACCGCGTTCCACGCCCTCGGCCTCGTCTACGGCATCCCCGTCTGGGGCTTCGCGATGCTGTGGGCAGCGCTCGCCCTCGCCGTCACGATCCGCACCGCCCGTACGGGACTGCCCTTCAGCCTGACCTGGTGGTCCTTCACCTTCCCCGTCGGCACCGTCGTCACCGGGACCTCCGGACTCGCCGCAGCCACCGGGCTCCACCTGTTCATCGTGCTGGCGGTCGCCTTCTACACCGCCCTCGTCGCCGCCTGGCTCGTCGTCGCCCTGCGCACGGCCCGGGGGGTCTATCGCGGACGCCTGCTGCGGGCCGCATGA
- a CDS encoding universal stress protein, giving the protein MTTETPPVSPILLGTTSQQPPEVLEVALSLARRAGTVLVCAQVDPMASVVEEHPDGSVESRPIDPDRADWDSATFDPDLAVRIQAAAREAGVEVTFRSLAGDVGAALGRLAEVVGAEMIVVGSREGGVRASMHDFFSGSLAAHLSHHQSRPVVVVPIGPTATGGAAPRKDRGR; this is encoded by the coding sequence ATGACCACCGAAACCCCACCCGTATCCCCGATCCTGCTGGGGACAACGTCGCAGCAGCCGCCTGAGGTGCTCGAGGTCGCCCTGTCCCTCGCCCGACGTGCCGGCACCGTCCTGGTGTGCGCCCAGGTCGACCCGATGGCTTCCGTGGTCGAGGAGCACCCGGACGGCTCCGTGGAGTCACGGCCCATCGACCCCGACCGAGCCGACTGGGACAGCGCAACCTTCGACCCCGACCTGGCCGTCCGGATCCAGGCCGCAGCGCGGGAGGCCGGCGTCGAGGTCACCTTCCGCAGCCTCGCCGGTGACGTCGGGGCCGCGCTGGGAAGGCTGGCGGAGGTCGTCGGCGCCGAGATGATCGTGGTGGGTAGCCGCGAGGGCGGGGTCCGGGCGAGCATGCACGACTTCTTCAGCGGTTCGCTGGCCGCACACCTGAGCCACCACCAGTCCCGCCCGGTCGTCGTGGTGCCGATTGGTCCGACCGCGACCGGTGGCGCGGCACCGCGGAAGGACCGCGGTCGATGA
- a CDS encoding sulfite oxidase, translated as MTSWGKRDEMIVHEQDPFNAEAPPGVLVEAFVTPVSTFYSRNHGPIPELDPDAWSLRVDGAVSRPLTLTLAQLRAFEAVTVTATLQCAGNRRADLIKVSDIPGEDPWGRGATSTAEWTGARLSDVLAAAGLDPAARAGHVAFDAPDVSQLADPPQPYGGSVPLGKAQSPEVLLAWAMNSEPLTQAHGAPVRVVVPGYIGARSVKWVRRVTVQSEPSDNYFQATAYRIVPPDADPKQAGPGNGISLGPVVVNAAILAPSDGSRRPAGRTEVSGYAYAGGDRTVARVDVSTDGGSTWVQADLGRRTDRWAWTMWSISVDLASGPHTLVVRAWDDAGAQQPESATSLWNPKGYANTSWDRVEIVVDAA; from the coding sequence GTGACGAGCTGGGGCAAGCGCGACGAGATGATCGTGCACGAGCAGGACCCGTTCAACGCCGAGGCGCCACCGGGGGTGCTGGTCGAGGCGTTCGTGACGCCGGTGAGCACCTTCTACAGCCGCAACCACGGCCCGATCCCCGAGCTCGACCCGGACGCCTGGTCTTTGCGGGTCGACGGTGCGGTGTCGCGGCCGCTGACGCTGACCCTGGCTCAGCTGCGGGCCTTCGAGGCCGTGACCGTGACGGCGACCCTGCAGTGCGCCGGCAACCGCCGGGCGGACCTGATCAAGGTGAGCGACATCCCGGGTGAGGACCCCTGGGGCCGAGGGGCGACGTCGACCGCCGAGTGGACCGGAGCTCGCCTCAGCGACGTCCTCGCCGCGGCCGGTCTCGACCCGGCGGCGCGTGCCGGTCACGTGGCGTTCGACGCACCGGACGTGTCCCAGCTCGCGGACCCACCGCAGCCGTACGGCGGGTCGGTACCGCTGGGCAAGGCCCAGAGTCCGGAAGTGCTCCTCGCGTGGGCGATGAACAGCGAACCGCTCACGCAGGCCCACGGCGCCCCGGTCCGGGTCGTCGTCCCCGGCTACATCGGCGCGCGCAGCGTGAAGTGGGTCCGACGCGTCACCGTCCAGTCCGAGCCGTCCGACAACTACTTCCAGGCCACGGCCTACCGCATCGTGCCGCCCGACGCCGACCCGAAGCAGGCCGGTCCCGGCAACGGCATCTCCCTCGGCCCGGTCGTCGTGAACGCCGCGATCCTCGCTCCCTCCGACGGCAGCCGGCGACCGGCCGGCCGCACCGAGGTCTCGGGCTACGCCTACGCGGGCGGAGACCGGACGGTCGCGCGGGTCGACGTGTCAACCGACGGCGGCAGCACCTGGGTGCAGGCCGACCTCGGCCGCCGCACCGACCGCTGGGCCTGGACGATGTGGAGCATCAGCGTCGACCTGGCCAGCGGCCCGCACACCCTCGTCGTCCGGGCCTGGGACGACGCCGGCGCCCAGCAGCCCGAGTCAGCCACCTCGCTGTGGAACCCGAAGGGGTACGCCAACACCTCGTGGGACCGCGTCGAGATCGTCGTCGACGCGGCGTGA
- a CDS encoding DUF305 domain-containing protein — protein sequence MTSRTQLALAGVLAALVLAGCSSGATPPGGTSTAPTASTSAPASPAGAGTPAVGQHVDADVQFATMMIPHHTQAVAMSDMLLSKQGVDAKVTALATRIKAEQAPQIVQMSGWLAGWGQDPSPSSMGGMGGMGAGDGLMSQADMDALDHASGDDAARLYLTGMIKHHQGAVTMAQTELAQGENPDAKKLAQSIVTTQKAEITEMNGLLGG from the coding sequence ATGACGTCTCGCACGCAGCTAGCCCTCGCAGGTGTCCTGGCCGCCCTGGTCCTCGCGGGCTGCTCGAGCGGCGCCACCCCGCCGGGCGGCACCAGCACCGCTCCCACCGCGTCGACGAGCGCGCCCGCTTCCCCCGCCGGTGCGGGTACGCCCGCCGTCGGCCAACACGTCGACGCGGACGTCCAGTTCGCGACGATGATGATCCCGCACCACACGCAGGCCGTCGCGATGAGCGACATGCTGTTGAGCAAGCAGGGCGTGGACGCGAAGGTCACCGCACTGGCCACCCGGATCAAGGCCGAGCAGGCACCCCAGATCGTCCAGATGAGCGGCTGGCTCGCCGGCTGGGGGCAGGACCCCAGCCCGTCCTCGATGGGGGGCATGGGCGGGATGGGCGCCGGTGACGGCCTGATGAGCCAGGCCGACATGGACGCCCTCGACCACGCCAGCGGCGACGACGCGGCCCGGCTCTACCTGACGGGCATGATCAAGCACCACCAGGGTGCCGTGACCATGGCTCAGACCGAGCTCGCCCAGGGCGAGAACCCGGACGCGAAGAAGCTCGCCCAGAGCATCGTCACGACCCAGAAGGCCGAGATCACCGAGATGAACGGGCTCCTCGGCGGCTGA
- a CDS encoding permease — protein sequence MTLLAAAGHQILRALERTGSMTWEITWALILGFTLSAAVQAVVRRESVTRLLGGNGPRSLAVATGLGAASSSCSYAAVALARSLFRKGASFAAAIAFQIASTNLVVELGIILILLMGWEFAAAEFVGGPVMIIVVALLLRFFLRPRLLEAAHRQADRGLAGSMEGHAAMDMSVQGDGSLVRRLTSAQGITSISHIFVMEWAAVLRDIVIGLLIAGAVAAWVPDSFWQAFFLVDHPFLAKVWGPIVGPVVAVLSFVCSIGNVPLAAVLWNGGISFGGVVSFIFADLLILPVLVIYRKYYGLKTAALLAGVLYMASVVAGYVVEILFGSAGLVPVQRTARVETTHLSWNYTTYLNIAFLLLAALLVVRFVRTGGPAMLRAMGGDPDDMGDHDHGSHDHSAHDRGSHSTPTAREGSS from the coding sequence ATGACCCTGCTCGCAGCCGCCGGGCACCAGATCCTGCGCGCGCTCGAGCGGACCGGCTCGATGACCTGGGAGATCACCTGGGCACTGATCCTCGGCTTCACCTTGTCCGCCGCCGTCCAAGCCGTCGTCCGGCGGGAGTCGGTCACCCGGCTACTGGGCGGGAACGGCCCTCGGTCGCTGGCCGTCGCCACCGGGCTGGGCGCGGCGTCGTCGTCCTGCTCGTATGCAGCCGTGGCATTGGCCCGTTCACTGTTCCGTAAGGGTGCGAGCTTCGCCGCGGCGATCGCGTTCCAGATCGCGTCGACCAACCTGGTCGTCGAGCTCGGCATCATCTTGATCCTGCTTATGGGCTGGGAGTTCGCCGCGGCCGAGTTCGTCGGCGGACCGGTCATGATCATCGTGGTCGCGCTGCTGCTCCGGTTCTTCCTCCGACCGCGCCTGCTCGAGGCCGCGCATCGGCAGGCCGACCGCGGGCTGGCCGGTTCGATGGAGGGTCACGCGGCGATGGACATGAGCGTCCAGGGCGACGGGTCGCTGGTCCGCCGACTCACCTCCGCCCAGGGCATCACCTCGATCAGCCACATCTTCGTGATGGAGTGGGCGGCCGTCCTGCGCGACATCGTCATCGGTCTGCTGATCGCTGGCGCGGTCGCTGCGTGGGTGCCGGACAGCTTCTGGCAGGCGTTCTTCCTCGTCGACCACCCGTTCCTCGCGAAGGTCTGGGGTCCGATCGTCGGGCCGGTCGTCGCCGTGCTGAGCTTCGTCTGCTCGATCGGCAACGTCCCGCTCGCGGCGGTGCTGTGGAACGGCGGCATCAGCTTCGGCGGCGTCGTCAGCTTCATCTTCGCCGACCTGCTGATCCTGCCCGTGCTGGTCATCTACCGGAAGTACTACGGCCTGAAGACGGCTGCCCTGCTCGCGGGCGTCCTCTACATGGCCAGCGTCGTGGCCGGGTACGTCGTCGAGATCCTCTTCGGCTCCGCCGGACTCGTCCCCGTCCAACGGACAGCGCGGGTCGAGACGACGCACCTGTCGTGGAACTACACGACCTACCTCAACATCGCCTTCCTGCTGCTCGCCGCCCTCCTGGTCGTCCGGTTCGTCCGGACGGGCGGGCCCGCCATGCTGCGCGCGATGGGCGGCGACCCTGACGACATGGGCGACCACGACCACGGCTCCCACGACCACAGTGCCCACGATCGCGGCTCCCACTCGACTCCGACCGCAAGAGAAGGCTCCTCATGA